CATCCCAGGACACAAGATAAAGCTGGGGCCCATGCAAGGCAGCTGTTGTAAGTGAGACCCTTGACAGCTCCCTGCAAAGGAATATGTCTACCCACCAACAAAGAGAAAAGACCTGGAAACATACCTATCTCAGCCTGCGccagagaagagagaagtgaagtcactcagtcgtgtctgactctttgcaaccccatgaactgttgtctgccaggctcctctgtctatgggattttccaggcaagaatactggagggggttgccatttccttctccagggaatcttcccaactcagataTCAAGCCCACAGCTCCTGAATTGCATGCAGactccttaccagctgagccatgagggaagtcagCCCGTGCCATGGGTGGTTTAAAAAAccaagcaaaaaaacaaaaacaaaaccaatctAGAGAACTTGTATTGGTGAGCCTGTCCTTTTCAGGTGTGAGATTCAAACGTGTACTACCTGCATAGTCTAGGACTCACGAAGCCCTGAGATTAGCATGAAAATAATCACTGACTGCCAATACAAATGAGAATCTTGCAAACACAAAATCTCTCAGGAAAAACACATCCTCAGCTTAAGTACAAAATATTCCCACAGGCAGAGCCCTACTGAAAATGAGCTCACAATCCAAAACCGTAAGACATGAGAAAACAATCCACCAGCAGATCCCATAAACAGGGAAATGAGATTCCCAAGAACCTCAGGTAATAGGACTATCAGATAATAGCTTTAAACAAACATGTTTAAAATGATTATAGATGTAAAaacaaggaattgaacccaggtactgctggaaaaaaaaggggggggggcatATTCAGAAGGAGTGAAATAGaacttatagaaataaaaaatacaatggaTGGAATAACAATATCAATGGATAAGTTAATGACAGGTTAGACACAGCCCCATTCTCACAAAGTCAGCTCCAATCTGCAACTGGAAGGCACAGCTCCTATATAGGGGCCAATGATGTAGACCATagcaaagggagagaaaaagatggaGAGACAAACAAAGCTGacaattaaaggagaaaattcaCAGCAGTGCTAGACTGAAAAACTACCTTCccggggacttctctggcagtccagtggttaagactctgcgcttcccctgcagagggtatgggtttgacccctagtcGGAGAACTAAGAGCAAATGCTGCTGGgcagtcaaaaagagaaaggaaggaagaaaaacactTTCCTTAGAATGTTGAGGGCATCGCTCTCTTGTCTTCTAGTTTGCCCTTTGTTGTCTAGCAGTCCGATGCCACCTGACTTAGAACCCCCCACCCTGATGCCCCGGCAACCCCCTGGAAGTTTCCAGCACCACCTCTGCATCCCCACCCTGACCTTCCGGGTGCCATGCTTTGACTAGCTGTCCACCCAGACATTGCCCTGCACCGTGTGATGGCCCTTCTGTAGCTGAGGCTCCTGTCCTTACTTTGGGTGTCTttgcttccttctctgcttctggACATTCTCTCATTGGGATGTTGGGCCTCCTGGAATGATTCTgaccttctttccttctgttaagGGTTTCATCTCTCCCaccacattaaaattttttttcaatttctgttcTCGAAATGTTCATGCACACACTCCTGTTCTGATTGCCGTTTGTTTGAAgtcttctgctttctctctgaggtaattgtatattttaaagttttccccTGCTCCATACTTTGTTTTCTCTGCTTGTTGGCTTATTTGGGGgtgatgtctttctttttctttcttttattttttggttgggggtagtgtctttctttgtcttccttgTGAGAGGCTCACTGTTATCTTCCCAACGTGATTAGTAACTGAAGTCTGGAAGCCCTGTGCGCAGGGGCAGGGCTTACCAATGAGCAGGTGTCTCTGCAGGATGACGGAGGGCAGGGACCTTTAACTGTCAGGGCCGGAGAGCTTTTCCTGGCTAGAGGTGCTGAGTgctgagagaagggagagaggcctggggggcggggcaggagagGCGCAGTTCCTATTTGTGAGTATAGAGAGTCACAAGGTCCAGGCACAACTGGTTCAAACGTGTCCCATGTCCCGTCTTTGATGGAgcagggggcagggcagagagaGGTCTGGGTCTAAGGGTTCCTGGCAAGAGCGCTGAGCAGTCCACGtgtctgtctctgcctttcaGAGTCTGGTACCTTCACCTCTGAAGATTGACATTTTTAATATCAGATTCAACACATCCAGTTGGCTTTGTTCCTGGAAGCACAGGGAGAGATGGACGGGCAGGGAGATGCCCTGCCTCCTGGGGAGCTGGCTGGTTAATTAGCAGGGCTCTttcaggtggctctagtggtaaagaatccacccgccaatgtaggagatacaagggacacaagttcaatccctgggtcaggaagatcccctggaggacggcatggcaacccatgccagtgttcttatctggagaatcccatggacagaggagcccggagggctatagtccatggggtcacagagtcagacacaactgaagtgacttaacatgcacgtTCACACAGCTGCCCAGGAAAGACCAAAGAAAAAGGAGGTCCCATGGCCACCGCCCACCACAGCCCGCGGAGGAGGCAGCAGCCTGCCCAAGAGCCAGTTTTTTCTCAAGCAGGGGCCACCTCCCCACCAGCCACACTCACTGTCCCCATCAGGTGCCACTTCACCAGGGGCTCATCTTTCCGGTGGCCCAGCCAGCCCAGGCAGTGACTCAGGAGGGAGGAAGCAAGGAAGGAGACCTCATTCCCTTTGGTTGCCACAGAGGCGCCCAGGCTTGATGAAACCTTCAGGCTGTGAGCCAAGTAGCAGCAGCATCTAACTCAGACACGAGTCTTAAAAATTGAGTGTCCTCCCCCAGCACCCTCGACCCTCAGGCTCTGGGCCAGCACCCCACAGACTCTGGGAGCATCCTTCTGGAGCTACATGCAACTATTgctctttagtcactaaattgtgttgcatgcactcttttgcaaccccatggactatagcccgccaggctcctctgtccacgggattatcctggcaagaatactggagtgcgttgccatttccttttccacgggatcttcccgacccagggattgaacctgcttctcttaggtctcctgcattggcaggcagattctttaccactgaaccacctgggaaccccacatACAACTATACAGTTATTTTTCCCCTACATGTACTTGTAGGTGTGAAATGGCCGGCAGGGATGCCTCCTGCCCTAGGTGGGCTTGTCTCCTACTGTGTGTTTCCTCATCCTCATCCAGCAGCTAAatgcttttttgaaaaatgtgggtcagatggtaaaaaaaaaatctgcctgccaatgcaggagacataagagacacaggttcgatccctgggttgggaagatcccttgaagaagaaaatggcaactcactccaatattcttgccaggataatcccatagacagaggagtctacagtccatggggtcgcaaagagtcagacatgactgagcatgcacacgcacacacacatacgttaCTTTTAGTGCAAACATTTTTATTACAGATATTAGCACTTTCCAATAGTCACGGAGGACACTTATTCTTTGTGTAACCCCTTCATCATCACGGCCTTCAGCCACCTGGGAGGTTCTGATTGTTCTTCCCTCCCGTAGCCTGCAGAGGtggccatctgagccacctttctGTTACTCGATTGCTTCATCCCCTTCAATCAGGTGGGCACCCTCTTAGATCCAGCTTGGCTTAGGGAGGACAGGGTCTCAGTAACTAGGGATGACTCTTCTTCCCTCTAGATATGGTGAGAGTTCACAGAGCCTGGGAACAGGGGTTCCTCCCCGACCTCTGATGCATTGAGTGGGTGACCCTAAGATACTCTCTCTGACCCAGTGGCTATGGCTTGGAAGCCACTGGGTAACTGTCCAAAAGCCAGGCCAATACCTTCCAGAACATCCCTGCTATTCTCCAGGGCTTCAAGAAGAGCCTGAATCAGGGAGACTTCTGTCCAATTCCTGAGATGTCCAGACACACATTCCACTGGCATCTCAGGTCCCCAGGCGGGTCCAGCTCTTCTGAGGGCTCTTTGTGGGGGGTCTCTGTGTGGGGAAACCCGTGTCtgttagttgttgttcagtcgccaagtcgtgtcagactctttgtgaccccatggactgcagcacgccagacctccctatccctcactatctcctggagtttgcccaagttcatttccatttaatcagtgatgccatccagccatctcatcctctgtcacccccttctcctcctgccttcaatcttgcccagcatcagggtcttttccaatgaatcaggtctttgcatcaagtggccaaattactggagcttcagcttcagcatcagtccttccaatgaatattcaggactgatttcctttaagattgattgtttgatctccttgttttccaagggactctcaagagtcttctccagcaccgcagttcaaaagcatcaatcctttggtgctcagctttctttattgtccaactcacatccgtacatgactactggaaagaccatggccttgactatacagacctttgttagcaaagtgatgtctttgctttttaacacactgtctacctttgtcatagctttcctgcccaGAAGCAATCATCACTACCCAGCCTCTAATCCACCTCTCCAGCAGGAGTGTCCTGGTTTTCCTTTAGCAAACTACCACCCCAAGTTCTGGGTAAGACCGACCACCTGACCCAGCCTCGGGTCCAGAGCATTCTCTTGCCCTGGCCACCACAGCTGGTCTTAGGAATGGGCATAGCCAGGCCGTTCCTAAGGGGAATGGCCAATGTACTACATCAATTCTGAGATGCTGTGAATGATAAAATGTACCCTTATCTAGAGCacctccaaaagagaaaaaaatgttgccAACTTCAACTGTAAGATGCCATCCACTCTCGCAAGAGCTGTTAAAatgtggggaggaaaaaaagtaagttcctgtgtacgtgtgtgtgagtccctcagtcgtgtctgactctttgcaactccatggactgtagcccaccaggctcctctgtccatgggatttcctaggcaagaatactggagtgggttgccatttccttctccagatcttcctgacccagggatcaaactcacatctcctgctttgcatctgaaccaccagggaagcccaagttcctATGAATAACATTGAATTTGGGGTTTGAGAAGGGGCAGAGATGACGAGAACACTCTTTCTACTGGGATCCTTGGGCTGAGGTTAAGCTAGGAGATGTCAGAGCCATTTGTGTTTTTGTGCATGGAGCCTGCTTGCACCTTAATGAAACCACCAGTGGGGAAGTGTGACACTTGTGAACACTGGATCCAGCCATTGTTCACACTGGATCATGGTGTGGCATATTTTTCTTTGCCAATTGGGCCCAGAGTGATGACTAACACCCCTGCATAGTACCCTGCCCATGTGGTGCCTCTCCTGACTCAACAGTCCCCACCAGAGCCACATGTCCCTGATCATGATGTCAATGCATGGATACAATAGGAAGCCTGGAGCTCCAGCACCTGGGAAGGTCGTGCCGGTGCTGGAATGGCAGGTCCTGACCCCCTGACTTCATACGATAATTGTAaaggaaggcaagagaagagaggaaaagagggggaTAAGGATGGGAGGGAGAGAGGTAGGTAGGGGGAAATGACTgaggaaagtgggaggagaagaggggtggCTGAGTGGGGAGGGACCCTTGCCCAGGGTTAAGATCAAAGTTTTCCATAAGCTGGCCCTCGAAGTGAAAGCTCAGGGAGAGGACCCTGCTGAATGTCAGCTTCTCCAACGCTGGTTTCCGCTCTGCTGCTGCGTCAACAGGAGTCCTGAATCAAACTGCCCGCCACACCCAAGTAGCTGAGGCTGGGCAGTGAAATGCCTCCAGCCAAGGCCCTGAAGAACCAGCACCAGGCACAGTGACCTGGAAGAAGACGGCAACTCTGGGTGAGTCAGCACTTGGGTGTGGAGCACTCAAGTGGAAAACCAGGAGCCCATGGTGCCCAGGCCCGCGTGCAGGGGCAAGAGCACCAGGAGCTGACGGGCGGTGCCCTCAGCCCAATGGGGATCCGGAAGAAATTTGCACCCGGCTCACAATGTCCTCACAGTTGTTGGACACGGAGTCTAGAAACCACAGAAATGAAAGGGCTATATCGGTCATGGTCAGGGGTCTGACCTCTCTGCTCGGAGTGAGGCAGCAGGCACGTCTCTAGGGGGGACACGGTGACAACAAAGTCATGAGACACCTGAGCCCACGGGACCACGTCTCCAAGGCTGGGGCTGAGACGCAGCAGACACAGCACGCGGATACTGTGGCTATCCTGGTCAGTAACAAGGGAAAGCTTGCTGCCAGCTCACCCCTGGTTCTGACCTCAGCTCCAGGCTGCCCTTCCAAAGGGCGTCTCCACACCACGTGTGACCGCCTCAACCTCTGGTCTGCAGAAATCCGATTATTTGAGCTCATGTATAAAAAGATGTAGTCTCAAGGGCTTCAGAGAAGTAGGAAGAGAACTCAGCTTTATTGACATCAAGCAGACTTTCTTCCACGCGTTCTACATCCAACAGTAATACAACGTAGTAAAGCACAAGGCGTATTAAAACATAGCCAGTTCTAAGCAGTCGGGATATTTCCTGTTATAGAAAAGAAGTAACCTGCCCACAGATTCACATTAACATACACGGTACATTAATATCAATCTCTGCTTCATACACCAGGCCAAGGGGCATGTGTACGTATAGGCTGCGGCCCTTCAGCAAACTGACTCTCACAACAGCATCAGCGGGAGGTGCGAGACACCCTTGATGATGAAAGAACAGTGCTTTTATAGCCGAGACCATGAGGCTGTCTCCTGCAGTCGTCTCGGGGGTCACACCCCGAAAGCTGAGGCCCCTGCACAGTGTAGCTGTCTGTAAAGCAAGTCAGGAGCCACCTGGGAGACCCCAACACAGCATCACTCGCCACAAACCACCGTCTCTCCAAAAATAAGAACTGGAGAGAAAATGACATGAAAGGTGGGTCACTGAACTCAATAACACTGTTCTGAGTCCAGAACTGAGGCTGTCCGTTGACTTTTGGACAGCTGACTTTCGAGTTCAAATATTTTATGCAACATGAAATGAACAAAGGCAGGTAACGCGGCTGGCATCCATGTGTGGCCACCCACAAGGACAGAGTGATGGACAAACAAACTTGGGTGTAAAAGGGCTGGTGAGACgactgcttttgttttaaaaaaccaacTTATCAGTTTATGCTCGTTGCCCACAAACTAGGTTAacctactttttatttaaattttcattatctatttggctgcacaATGTCTTAGTTGTACACGCACGATCTTCAGTTGTGGCGCGTGAGATCCACTTCTGTAACCAGGGCTCAGACGCAGGCCCCTTGCACcgtgagcatggagtcttagccaccggaccaccagggaagtccccgaagTGAGTGCTTTTAACAGATCTCAAGCGATAGCTGACACTCTTCATCCATTACTGACATTCTATAAAGCAAGAATCCCACTCAAACTCTGTGGAGCAAGCTTCTTCACTGCTGCAAATGGAGACAAAAGATTCAGCTCCTCCCACACCTGCGTTCCCATGCACTCCAGGCAGCCGCTCAGGACATGTGGGCTCACAGCTCTGTCACCAAGGGACCAAGATCAGGAGTGAGGGACACGACCAAATGCCTCCGGCCCACCATCCCTCCGACACGGGTGCCCACTAGCAGCGGCCAAGCACACTGATGAACCTCATCGGGAGGGCGGGTAACGCCTAAGCTCGGTCAGTGTCCCGCAGGCCACGGATGTGACGAGCAGAGCACGATGCTGGGACAGGAACCCTGCTGGGCCCCGTCTCCCGTGTCAGCAGGCTAGGTCTTGCTCCGCCGGAGGAGCGTGGCGGCAGGACTGGGGCCGCCCTGGAACTTGAGGCTCTGTAGGTTGACGTGGGCTCCGTGTCTGAGCAGAGTCTCCACCGTCTTGGTATGTCGGCCCTGGGCGGCCAGGTGCAGTGCGCTGAGGCCCTGCTCATCGGACAGGTCGAGCACGTCGGCGCTGACcagctcctccaccacctccGAGTGCCCGCCGGCAGCAGCCAGGTGCAGTGCCGTCTGGCTGCGGGGGCCCCGGGCCAGCATGTTGGCCCGCTCCTCCACCAGCAGCTTAACGGTTGCCAGGTGCCCATTGCGGGCGGCCAGGTGCAGAGCAGTGCAGCCCTCTGCAGTCACTGCCTCTCTGTGGGCGCCCCGGTGCAGGAGCAGCCTGGCCGTGCTCGTGTGGCCCGTCTCCGCGGCCACATGAAGCGGTGTCTGCGCCAGCAGGTTGCACACGTTGACGTCGGAGTGTAGGTCAATGAGGACGCGGGCCACGCGGTAGTGCCCGCGCTGGGCAGCCAGGTGCAGGGGTGTCCTCCCGTCCAGCGTCTGGGCATCCACGCTCACCCCTGGCTGCTTGGCCAGCAGCTTGACGATGGGCAGGTGGCCCTGCCAGGCGGCGTAGTGCAGTGGCACCCAGGCGTCCTTCCCCGGCAGGCCTGCATCCACGCCACGGCGCAGCAGGATCCGCACGACGCCCTCCTGGCCGTGCTGGCAGGCCACATGCATGGGCGTCCGGCCCTCGCAGTCTGCCTCGTGCACGGAGGCGTTCTTCTCCAGCAGCAGCCGCATGCTGCCCTCGTCCCCGTTCTGGGCCGCGAAGTGCAGGGCCGTCCACTGGTCCTCATCTGCAGCGTTGACACTGATCTTCCGGGCCAGCAGGAGCTCCACGATGCCCCGCACCCGTTTCTCCACGGCCACGTGCAGCGGGGTGGAGCCCCTCCTGTTGGTGAGGTTGGGGTTGGCATTGTTGAGCAGCAGCCACTTAACACAGTCCTCCTGCCCGGCCTCCACGGCCAGGTGCAGCAGGCTGGCACCCCCGTCCAGGACCAGGTCCACGTCCTGGGGCTGCAGGATCTTCATTAGCCTGCTGGTGTCCCCACTCACGATGGCGTCCACCAGCTTCTTCTTCTGGATGTCCGTGGTGCCAAGGTCTGCGGGGACAGCAGATGCAGGGGTCAGACGGGGCGGCTCCCGAGGTCTGGCCGGTGTTTGAACGTAGCTACTGTTTACCTGAAATCGCTTAAGTGTTTGTCCATGTGGTTTAAGACCTAGTGGGGAGACCTCAGGAAGGTCAATGAATATCCCCAAGGTGCTCTTTTGTCAAAttgcaaaatgaaaatcattCCAGCTATCCGATGAAGTTGTGATTaaataaaggatataaaattcAGGCCCTTGCTGGTGCTCAGCAATGGCAGTGACTGCTAACAAGGGAGAGAAGGCAGTGAACACAGAGCAGGCAGGAGCCCCCGAGCCACTGGAGATCTGGTAGCTCCCACCCTGGGGCATCCCTCCAGGGCCAAGCAGCTGCCTGCAGCCCAACCTCCAAACAGTGCCTCTTGTCCCAGTACCACCACCTAGGATGTTTTCTAGAAAAATCCTCCAAGGACCGAGACTCCCACTTCAGAAGGACTGTTACTCATGATGTAAACATGTAAATGTTTGATTTACAGAAAAACCCCACTATGTTGTCTGGGGTTCTGATATGCATGAAATAAGGCGCCTTCATGGGAAACACACTCAAGGGGCCTTGCATAGGAGGAGGGGGTGCTGGGGGTGCTAAGACAACAGAGTAAATGCAGCTGGGACTTGGTGTTTCAGCACAGGCTCCTGAGACGGACCAGTGACTGATCTAAGCATGAACACGTTACCTGAAGGTACCAGACCCTGAAAAGAGCGCATTCTAATGACTTTCTCCATGGGAAACAGgtgcttctttctttccaaccTCAGCGTTGATTGCTCACCTCCAATGCAGCCAGGCCTTCCCTACATCTGCATCTTTGCAAGGTGTCTCCTTACTCAAAATGCTCTCTTTAATCCCAAACACACCACTCTAAAAATCCCAGGAGGGCCAAGGCATCTAGGCAAGGTCCTCATTCCAGGAAGAATTCCCAATTCCCCAGGAGGAGCAAGCTCCCCTTCCCCCTGAGGTCTGCACCCTCCCCACAACCCTCTGGCCAGCCCTGTGCTACAGCCCTACACATGAACATCCGTCTTTTCCTCATGGAAAGGAAATCTCACACATCGTCCTCACAGAAGATGCAGTGAGGACCTCACAGGAGGGCCCCCATGCCCAAGGGCCAGCAACTGGGACAGGGCCGGAGCAGGAAAAAGTGCCTTCCAGAGAGAAAACCCAAGGTGTATAGTCAGGACCAGGCAGTTATGACTTCCAACGACAGTGTAGGCCCAGGAAACGGGAGCCCACAAATAAGAAAGAATGGGGTGTGTACCCAGCGTTGCCTGAGAAAGAGGGTACAGGGCTGACATTACAAAAGAGAGAGAGCTCTCCAGGAAGAGGGGGTCCATCCATTCACTGGGCTACCTGGTACAATCCAGCTTCTTCAACCTACACACCTGAGGTCAGTCCCTGCACGCGGTGTCAGCACAGGCGAGACCCTCCACACAGCCAGGGGCATGACCCACTCCACTTACACCTAAGTGACACCTGCTCAGCCCGTGTGCCCCCCCAGTGTGCACTGACACCCAAACCCCATAAGCAAAGGGCTGCAGAAAACACAGAACTACAGCCGGGCCAAGAAACAAGACGCCTGATCCTTTTCAGTTGCTCACACCATGCCTGCCCCCTCAGAATTAAACCCATTATTTCCCTGGTGTGGGGGTCCCTGCTCACCATTCGTTGAAGGTTCCCTCTCGAAAGACAAGGACAGTGACCCTCGGGAGGAGAAAGCAGAATCCACAGAGGACACCCCCGAGAGCCTCTTGCCACTGCTTGCCGACGGAAGTTTGGACTCGGAGGAGCTGCGGCTGAGCTCTTCCGGGCCCTCAAGGGTCTGGGAGATGCCAGAGTCCAGCTGGGACAGCAGCTCAGAGAGGCTGTAATCGTTGTCGAAGGTGGGGGCAGACGCACGCTTCAGCGGGGTGGGCACAGGGGCCTGTGGAGACAAGCAGACAGAAGAGATGAGGCTCCATCCATGACCGGATGGGGCAAGATCAGGGGAACATGTGGGTCCCCCCACATGAGCCACACAGAGAATTCAACTCTTGTTCCCACACGGTACTGGTGCTAAAGAGAAACGGAGGAAGGAGATGGCTTTGGGTAGGGTCCTAACACGCTGAACCCTCCTTGGGGCCATGCAAGGCTGGCTTGGGAGCTGCGGGTGCACAGGTGAGGTGTGGGGCTCAGCCCTGGGGAGGGCACGGCGTTCCAGCTCAACCCGTGCTAACAGGCCCTTCACAGGCTCTGTCCTGACAGCAGGGAGAAAGGCAGGTCCTGGTGAGGGATCAGAGCCTGCAAGGGACTCACGGCCCTTCCCTGAATCCTCCAACCCCGCGGCCTGGTGCGCCGAGTCACACCCATGTGCTGGGCCGCTCTTTTCCTTATCAGGGGCCAGGTCCCCTCCACCGTCGCTTTGCCCCCGGACCTGACACACACAGCCCTCGTGCTC
The DNA window shown above is from Bos indicus isolate NIAB-ARS_2022 breed Sahiwal x Tharparkar chromosome 1, NIAB-ARS_B.indTharparkar_mat_pri_1.0, whole genome shotgun sequence and carries:
- the RIPK4 gene encoding receptor-interacting serine/threonine-protein kinase 4 isoform X2, with product MEGESRGPWALGLLRTFDAGEFAGWEKVGSGGFGQVYKVRHVHWKTWLAIKCSPSLHVDDRERMELLEEAKKMEMAKFRYILPVYGICREPVGLVMEYMETGSLEKLLASEPLPWDLRFRIIHETAVGMNFLHCMAPPLLHLDLKPANILLDAHYHVKISDFGLAKCNGLSHSHDLSMDGLFGTIAYLPPERIREKSRLFDTKHDVYSFAIVIWGVLTQKKPFADEKNILHIMVRVVKGHRPELPPVCKPRPRACRSLLRLMQRCWHGDPRERPSFQEITSETEDLCEKPDEEVKETTQDPDVRDPPDAEAEAPVPTPLKRASAPTFDNDYSLSELLSQLDSGISQTLEGPEELSRSSSESKLPSASSGKRLSGVSSVDSAFSSRGSLSLSFEREPSTNDLGTTDIQKKKLVDAIVSGDTSRLMKILQPQDVDLVLDGGASLLHLAVEAGQEDCVKWLLLNNANPNLTNRRGSTPLHVAVEKRVRGIVELLLARKISVNAADEDQWTALHFAAQNGDEGSMRLLLEKNASVHEADCEGRTPMHVACQHGQEGVVRILLRRGVDAGLPGKDAWVPLHYAAWQGHLPIVKLLAKQPGVSVDAQTLDGRTPLHLAAQRGHYRVARVLIDLHSDVNVCNLLAQTPLHVAAETGHTSTARLLLHRGAHREAVTAEGCTALHLAARNGHLATVKLLVEERANMLARGPRSQTALHLAAAGGHSEVVEELVSADVLDLSDEQGLSALHLAAQGRHTKTVETLLRHGAHVNLQSLKFQGGPSPAATLLRRSKT
- the RIPK4 gene encoding receptor-interacting serine/threonine-protein kinase 4 isoform X1; its protein translation is MEGESRGPWALGLLRTFDAGEFAGWEKVGSGGFGQVYKVRHVHWKTWLAIKCSPSLHVDDRERMELLEEAKKMEMAKFRYILPVYGICREPVGLVMEYMETGSLEKLLASEPLPWDLRFRIIHETAVGMNFLHCMAPPLLHLDLKPANILLDAHYHVKISDFGLAKCNGLSHSHDLSMDGLFGTIAYLPPERIREKSRLFDTKHDVYSFAIVIWGVLTQKKPFADEKNILHIMVRVVKGHRPELPPVCKPRPRACRSLLRLMQRCWHGDPRERPSFQEITSETEDLCEKPDEEVKETTQDPDVRDPPDAEAEAPVPTPLKRASAPTFDNDYSLSELLSQLDSGISQTLEGPEELSRSSSESKLPSASSGKRLSGVSSVDSAFSSRGSLSLSFEREPSTNGLKPHGQTLKRFQVNSSYVQTPARPREPPRLTPASAVPADLGTTDIQKKKLVDAIVSGDTSRLMKILQPQDVDLVLDGGASLLHLAVEAGQEDCVKWLLLNNANPNLTNRRGSTPLHVAVEKRVRGIVELLLARKISVNAADEDQWTALHFAAQNGDEGSMRLLLEKNASVHEADCEGRTPMHVACQHGQEGVVRILLRRGVDAGLPGKDAWVPLHYAAWQGHLPIVKLLAKQPGVSVDAQTLDGRTPLHLAAQRGHYRVARVLIDLHSDVNVCNLLAQTPLHVAAETGHTSTARLLLHRGAHREAVTAEGCTALHLAARNGHLATVKLLVEERANMLARGPRSQTALHLAAAGGHSEVVEELVSADVLDLSDEQGLSALHLAAQGRHTKTVETLLRHGAHVNLQSLKFQGGPSPAATLLRRSKT